AAATCTAACAATCATCATTCCACATAGAAGACAGCTACTGAGGTCTTTATAACAGGACAAGGGCCGCCCAGTGCATGAAGCTCCCGTGCTACGCAGCCTTACCTTGGTATTTTTGCAAGGGGCTATTTCCACAACTCGATCTGTTACCTCCAGAAGGTCACATGGCAACAACTTTACCGTTGCCCAAGGCTCCCCTTCCAGGTCTTTATTaacaatataacaaaaatctACAATCAATCAATAGAGGACAACTGCGAAGCTCGATATAAGAGCAACTATACTTCTATGAACTCCAAGGTCTTCCTTTGAGAAACAATATTTTTTATGAgcttcaaaattaatatactgcAACTATAGATAATCCAAGAGCATAAAATGTTTCTTAAcaaattcaaagtaaaaaaaaaatatcaattaaTCTATTTACTTCCTTTCACCCAGTCCCATGCATTGTATTAGACAGACAACTAATGATATTTAAAGATTGTTCCAAAATTTTAATGTGGCCAACAGTCATAGCAACCCTAATAGAAAACCATCTTATCTATAGTTATGCTAATAAAAACTCTAAATAATCAGCCATTGACATATCCAGCACTAACGTCACTCAATCAATTTGTCAATTATAATTTTGGCATATAGTTAGTGAAGCTGAGGATATACCTAAGGAGGCTATATCACCATACTTCTCATTGAATGCATATATATTAACCCCTATCTGGTACTTAGAGAAATCAGCAGCCATTTGCTTGTAAAAGGGATCTTCTGGTACTCTCAGTGTATGTTCTTTATCTGTTCCATAAACACGAACATCATCTCCCCGCAACTTCAAGCGGCCAACACCAAGAGATGGCAGCATATTCtggaaaataagtaattttCCTCCAAGTTGACTCTGCAGAGCAATGAAACATTCATGAACAGTGAATGAATGATTTgacaggaagaaaaggaaaatttcacaatatatGTTCTAACTATATgcagaatttgagagaattctGATAAAGTAGGCACGAAGAAGGAAATCGTAGCGTACCATAACCATAAATGCAGCCTTGAGAGCTGGACCAAAAGCAGATTCCACATTCATGTTGTTCTCAAACATAGATGGCAAACTATCAAGGAAAGTCCCCACAACTTCTCTGGACTCTGACAGGTTGACTAGGAGGTCATCTGGCAATGGGATAAATATATCATCAAGATCCGAGACAACCATCATCTGAGGTTGGGTCAAGGATGACTGCACAATTGAAAAACCCAGTGTCACAAACAGAGTGATCAATTACATGGCATGAAAGTGTCCTGAATGCAAACAGAGTTCCTACACATGTAGCACATAGATGTCTTACCTTCAGATTATAAAAATGTATAGTGCTGTCAAAAGTTATGAACCCAATCTGTGTCCTGGGGAAGCCCGGAAGACTATCTAAACACGACTTTATAGTCTGGGCCACGACCTGCAAGACATTAATCCTTCCTGAGAGTCACATTACATGTATATCATgcaagaaattgaaagaaaaagccCTCCAGGAGACAACCACCTAGCAACAATGAACTTATTCTGCCTGACTGATCTTTCAAGAGCTTACTTCTTCAACTGAACTGAACAAGTGCCAGTTAACCCTTTCAAGTAACTCATTTAATCTAATGCTTAGCTGACATGCACAGTAAATAGTTGCACCCACAGACAACTATAAccaatcaaaaaattgcaatatAGATTGAGATGCAACAATCACGAAACACATAGCCATTGTAAAAAGCAGGACGAATGGCGGCACGACTACTGAAATTTTGTTTCATGCTCACCTGTACCATGCCATTTCTAACTGCAGATATTGAAACATCGATGAGGAAAAAGTACAGTGGCGGCATTGGTGGCCGAACCATATATTCAGTTGGAGCTACATATTCTACACTGCCCTTCGTAAGCTCAGGTCGCTGATCCAGATCAATTCTTCTGCCAGTAGAGTCCAAATGGGCAAAGTAATCACCGAGAACTGTAGATGCAAGTAAAGATGGTAGATCACACTAATATGAACCATAAGAGAAAACACTTTGCAAATAAAATCATGTACTTTCTTGTTGCCACACAGTTTACAAGCTGTAAATTGTATGGTGGTGATATGTACTTAGCAAATAACTCATTAATGTAAAAGACGTCATCGTGACAGCCTTTAAAATGGGAGACAGTTCAGGGGATCATTGTAGTCTACCCAGGAATATACCATAAGAAGCCACAAGACTCAGTTATAGCTAGCACCAGAACCCAAAAGCACTATTGAAGGACCTTTGAAAAAATATTGCCCCAGAGAGAAAAATGTGTAAAATTGTGACAATATTTTGATGATGCTATGCATATTGTCATAATCACACCACTGAGCCATGGTATTTTAATTTTAGACAATGCGCATAGAAATATTGGCAGGgaagaaaaaatgttaaatactTCTCATTGCACGCCCACCTTCCAGACAAAGAAAATTCAAGGAAATCAAAGGTCATAGAAAGTTCACAAATTATCGCCATCACGATAGCAGCTTGATTGGTCTGAATCCAATTTGTGAAAAACATCTTAAGCATCTGAATCAACTTCAAGCTGATGTCGAGAAGACTAAAGGTGTCAATGCAAAGAAAAAGACAGTGGCTGATGCACAGGCAAATATCATGAGCAGGAAAAGGACAAGTTTAGAATCCAAGCAACGTTAGAAAACAACACAACAAAAGCCTAGGCAGGCACTAGCACAACTTCTATGGAAAAAACAACACACAAGGCCAAACATCCAGAGAGCCAATAGTCTGAAAATTTACCCTCATTCAATAAGGAGCAGATGTTGCAGCGCCACTTTCTCCCTGCATCAGTAAAAGTCACATATGGATTGACATAGGTGCGACATCTCCTGCACCGAATAATGCCAGTTGAAGCAAAATTCACTATAGGAACTTCTTCCTGAATAACAGCAAATAGCAACAAAATAAGGTGACTATGTGATTCGACATATAAAACTGATTACAGTTGCAGAAATAATTTAAGCTTTTCAGCTCAAGGAACCTCACCCCATCAGGAGATTCTGCCAGAGGACAAACAACTGCTCCAAGAGGCAAGTGCCACCTCGAGACCAAAGATTGAGAATTTGGTATGGCACTAGTTGTAAGCCTAAGAAATCTAGAATGACAATTCATGGGAAACATTTCAGCAAATGACTTTGGCTCCGCATCGCCATCCAATGGTCTTGGCAAAGATTTTGACTCAAGTCCAGGGTCCAATGATCCAGGTATGGACCCAAGAGAGAGGGAGCTGAAATCTTCAAGCAGACCATGCGTGGGACCTGTGGGAGGTCCAAATCCCGGATGCTGTGCTTGCAGGGCCCCTGGAGCTGCTACTGGTGGAGGTGGAATATAACCTCCTTGATGTGCATGCAAAGGGGGAGAAAATACTGGTGGAGTTGGCACATAACCCCCTGGGGCAGTAGCAAAAGGAGATTGTAAAGTTGGAACCGGTGGAACTGTTTTAGACTGCTGAGTCACATATCCAGGCATATGGGGCGGTCCACTTGGCCTGGCAGCAGGATACGATGGGCTCGCCTGGGGCATGTTCCCAACAGGGGGCATAATATTTGTTCTTGGTGGAGATCCCATGGGCAGAGAAGGTACATGTGTTGGCGGACGGAAAGATCCTGGCTGAGAATATAATTGAGTAGTAGGAGATTGAATTGGTGGCTGTCCAAGAGGTGGAGCTTGTGTAGATGGTGGTTGTGCTGTCCCAGGGAACTGTGGTGAACTAAAACGTTGGAAAGGTCCAGAAGTGGGAGGGGCATATGAAGTTGGCGGAGATGGTACTGATGGATCACTATATGTAGATTGTGGAGGGGGCCGGAAACTAGATCTTTCTGATCCAGCTGCAGGAACAAAAGGTGAACGAGGTGGAGCCTGAGGAGGAGTAGCTGTAGTTGGTCTAAAAGTGGAGGCCCTTGATCCAACCACTGGATTTGTTGATGAAAAAGGTGTCGCAGCAGGAGGCGAAGATGTAAAAGGTGAAGAGGGCCTGCTAGTGAAAGCTGAACGACCTGGATTTTCAGTCCCCATGTAATTGATCTGACTAATCAACTCCAAATCCCTATACTCCCATACATAAAACCTGATGTAAGAAgatattttaggatttgaaCATGCCAGTAATGtcatccaaaaaagaaaaagaacaaaagtaatAAGGAACAGCAATTGAAATTAAAGTAACATGTAGAATGCTACAACCATAACTCCTGATATGCACAATCTTTTAGTATCTAAACCAAAAATATTGCAATTCTTTAGTCAGTGACCAAGCAGCAAGCGTCTAGAGCTAAATTGAAGTGTAGCCAGTGAAAAGATGCAATACTATGCATCAACAATCCAAGTAGACCCTTATAAGAGAGAAACACAGGATATGAAACCAACACTGTGGTCAACGACTGCACGAACCTATTCTCTAGACAATCCTAGGTACAAGAGAAGCTCCAAGCTAACCTCTTTCCTCATAATAGACACATTCCCCAcatcaaccaatccattccaTCGACACAACCACGTCACGGACGCTTAACTATTCCAGATCGTTCAATCCTCCTCCTAAAATCAAACCAAGGAGCGAAATTCTACACAAGCGAAGCCACcgccgatcaattttgaccccGTATTTCACAGCCAGGAAGAGGAAAACCCCCTTCTCCCCAACACCCGGGAAACTTTACGTTTCGCCCCGAAGCTTACCTGATCGGTGAACCCCAGCGAGATGGGCCTGGACGGCACTCGCTAAAACCCTAGAAAATCGCCAAGGAccgagagggggggggggggccgaGAACAGTAAGCTTCGGATTCCCCACAAAGATCGGACGACGCCGGAGAATCCCTTGGAAACCAGAGCTTGCAACTGTAGTAGCCGAGAGAGATCCGAGAGTGATCGGAGGAGAGGCGGAGAAATTCAGATCTTCGTgtgtcacagagagagagagagagagagagagagggagagagagagaggagagggacgAAACTGAGAGAACGATCAATATTCGGAGCCTGAAGGAGGAGGACTCGAACGGTAGATCCAGGCCCGtgcttttttttctcccctacTTTGTTTCTTGTATTGtccttgctccttttttttcattaataaaaagtATATGTTAATGTCACGAAAAACTATAGATTAGTACGTTTATAATAAATATACGTGATAGTGGacggatatatcaat
The sequence above is drawn from the Rhodamnia argentea isolate NSW1041297 chromosome 9, ASM2092103v1, whole genome shotgun sequence genome and encodes:
- the LOC115752929 gene encoding protein transport protein Sec24-like At3g07100 isoform X1, coding for MGTENPGRSAFTSRPSSPFTSSPPAATPFSSTNPVVGSRASTFRPTTATPPQAPPRSPFVPAAGSERSSFRPPPQSTYSDPSVPSPPTSYAPPTSGPFQRFSSPQFPGTAQPPSTQAPPLGQPPIQSPTTQLYSQPGSFRPPTHVPSLPMGSPPRTNIMPPVGNMPQASPSYPAARPSGPPHMPGYVTQQSKTVPPVPTLQSPFATAPGGYVPTPPVFSPPLHAHQGGYIPPPPVAAPGALQAQHPGFGPPTGPTHGLLEDFSSLSLGSIPGSLDPGLESKSLPRPLDGDAEPKSFAEMFPMNCHSRFLRLTTSAIPNSQSLVSRWHLPLGAVVCPLAESPDGEEVPIVNFASTGIIRCRRCRTYVNPYVTFTDAGRKWRCNICSLLNEVLGDYFAHLDSTGRRIDLDQRPELTKGSVEYVAPTEYMVRPPMPPLYFFLIDVSISAVRNGMVQVVAQTIKSCLDSLPGFPRTQIGFITFDSTIHFYNLKSSLTQPQMMVVSDLDDIFIPLPDDLLVNLSESREVVGTFLDSLPSMFENNMNVESAFGPALKAAFMVMSQLGGKLLIFQNMLPSLGVGRLKLRGDDVRVYGTDKEHTLRVPEDPFYKQMAADFSKYQIGVNIYAFNEKYGDIASLGTLAKYTGGQVYYYPSFQSDIHREKLRHELARDLTRETAWEAVMRVRCGKGIRFTSYHGNFMLRSTDLLALPAVDCDKAYAMQLSLEDTLLTTQTVYFQVALLYTASCGERRIRVHTAAAPTVTDLGEMYRQADTGAIISLFSRLAIEKTLTHKLEDARNSIQLRIVKALREYRNLYAVQHRLGGRMIYPESLTFLPLYGLALCKSAALRGGYADVPLDERSAAGFTMMALPVKKLLKMLYPDLIRLDEYLIKGSSLDDELKNTIKRLPLTAESLDSRGLYLFNDGFRLIIWFGRMLSPDLSMNLLGKDFAADLSRTQVNFTELNHEMSKRLFALLKKLRETDPSYYQLCHLVRQGEQPREGFLLLANLVEDQMGGTNGYVDWVLQIHRQVQQNA
- the LOC115752929 gene encoding protein transport protein Sec24-like At3g07100 isoform X2, with the translated sequence MGTENPGRSAFTSRPSSPFTSSPPAATPFSSTNPVVGSRASTFRPTTATPPQAPPRSPFVPAAGSERSSFRPPPQSTYSDPSVPSPPTSYAPPTSGPFQRFSSPQFPGTAQPPSTQAPPLGQPPIQSPTTQLYSQPGSFRPPTHVPSLPMGSPPRTNIMPPVGNMPQASPSYPAARPSGPPHMPGYVTQQSKTVPPVPTLQSPFATAPGGYVPTPPVFSPPLHAHQGGYIPPPPVAAPGALQAQHPGFGPPTGPTHGLLEDFSSLSLGSIPGSLDPGLESKSLPRPLDGDAEPKSFAEMFPMNCHSRFLRLTTSAIPNSQSLVSRWHLPLGAVVCPLAESPDGEEVPIVNFASTGIIRCRRCRTYVNPYVTFTDAGRKWRCNICSLLNEVLGDYFAHLDSTGRRIDLDQRPELTKGSVEYVAPTEYMVRPPMPPLYFFLIDVSISAVRNGMVQVVAQTIKSCLDSLPGFPRTQIGFITFDSTIHFYNLKSSLTQPQMMVVSDLDDIFIPLPDDLLVNLSESREVVGTFLDSLPSMFENNMNVESAFGPALKAAFMVMSQLGGKLLIFQNMLPSLGVGRLKLRGDDVRVYGTDKEHTLRVPEDPFYKQMAADFSKYQIGVNIYAFNEKYGDIASLGTLAKYTGGQVYYYPSFQSDIHREKLRHELARDLTRETAWEAVMRVRCGKGIRFTSYHGNFMLRSTDLLALPAVDCDKAYAMQLSLEDTLLTTQTVYFQVALLYTASCGERRIRVHTAAAPTVTDLGEMYRQADTGAIISLFSRLAIEKTLTHKLEDARNSIQLRIVKALREYRNLYAVQHRLGGRMIYPESLTFLPLYGLALCKSAALRGGYADVPLDERSAAGFTMMALPVKKLLKMLYPDLIRLDEYLIKGSSLDDELKNTIKRLPLTAESLDSRGLYLFNDGFRLIIWFGRMLSPDLSMNLLGKDFAADLSRVNFTELNHEMSKRLFALLKKLRETDPSYYQLCHLVRQGEQPREGFLLLANLVEDQMGGTNGYVDWVLQIHRQVQQNA